One genomic window of Spirochaetota bacterium includes the following:
- a CDS encoding N-acetyltransferase gives MTIRLENEQDYSKVEELTREAFWNLYVPGCDEHYLSHILRDHKDFIKDLDCVAEIEGNIVGSIMYTKSMLIGEDQEKVEIVSFGPFCVHPDYQRKGIGTALIEKTKMIVQERNIPAIIIYGDPHNYCKHGFKNGIDYNVSNMDGEFPLGLLVLETRPGFFGNKKWKIKQSDVYNFDNSQVAEFDKKFKEKEKSVQYSQELFKMQIRSYLKNFS, from the coding sequence ATAACAATTCGTCTGGAAAATGAACAAGATTATTCTAAAGTCGAAGAATTAACAAGAGAAGCATTTTGGAATTTATATGTTCCTGGATGTGATGAACACTATTTATCTCATATATTACGCGATCACAAAGACTTTATTAAAGACCTTGATTGTGTTGCGGAAATTGAAGGAAATATTGTTGGTTCAATTATGTATACAAAATCCATGCTTATTGGAGAGGACCAGGAAAAGGTGGAAATTGTTTCATTTGGTCCTTTTTGTGTCCACCCAGACTATCAAAGGAAGGGAATTGGTACGGCGCTGATTGAAAAAACAAAAATGATAGTACAAGAAAGAAATATTCCGGCAATAATAATTTATGGTGATCCTCACAATTATTGTAAGCATGGATTTAAAAATGGAATTGATTATAACGTAAGTAATATGGATGGAGAATTTCCATTGGGATTACTTGTATTGGAGACGCGGCCTGGATTCTTCGGAAATAAAAAATGGAAGATTAAGCAAAGTGATGTTTATAATTTTGATAATAGTCAAGTAGCAGAGTTTGATAAAAAATTTAAGGAAAAGGAAAAGAGCGTCCAATATAGCCAGGAGCTATTTAAAATGCAGATTAGATCATACTTGAAAAATTTCAGCTAA